A stretch of the Gemmatimonadota bacterium genome encodes the following:
- a CDS encoding flagellar hook-length control protein FliK encodes MITAMLAAAVPLATPLAQTGGAANTNGVAATAHAKSDDAAAREFAALLGSMLPAPVTPLAPAPVRVELESLADAGIDAESDDATTDELGRADGGMLEESGESLHRHGVASMPILIDDAPPEDSVPLKRATGIERPEVPRPLRPAETVAERRRAIAAANATARELMAGATEGTRALMTSGAAPAGTVVASTDTLDADFSARLDRVIDRMRLAGHDVQVRETLRSPERQQALYAQGRTATGPVVTWTLDSRHLEGKAADVLVDGRSSGKAYDLLHAIAAEEGLRTLGSRDPGHLELPRTTVDAREGAAARRGLMFAQRNGTQDAGLPTMVVRPGGIAQVARVAQVAQVAQVATPGLMTNTTARTLGGASERAQQVAATRARAVKLGALPVPDASVVSAAAPDATATLRGPDAALRARIDGETVEATVPSESADASAKRPANSDASTGRGARGRDGASTEAERDGAARDAEITRSTRQSRGRTGSTATLDHAPRAQTETMREAIGTSGTRHTAPITPAGSLAAERVADLLAARDAQPTGPLGELRLALDPATDGVSEVRLALQNGSLDATLRTSDAGIARGLAAEVSTLTRSLERQGFESARVSVQLDAAQQARAVALDTVAAAEATARERALRGDSDASREGREQATARDAQRDAHRDQQFDQQRDQQHTRQFGSRRARPF; translated from the coding sequence ATGATCACCGCGATGCTCGCCGCGGCCGTGCCGCTCGCGACGCCGCTCGCCCAGACGGGAGGCGCGGCGAACACGAATGGCGTCGCCGCCACCGCGCATGCCAAGAGCGACGACGCCGCCGCGCGCGAGTTCGCCGCGCTGCTCGGCTCCATGCTCCCGGCGCCGGTCACCCCGCTCGCCCCTGCGCCCGTGCGCGTCGAGCTCGAGTCGCTCGCCGATGCGGGGATCGACGCCGAGTCCGACGACGCCACGACCGACGAGCTCGGTCGCGCGGACGGCGGGATGCTCGAGGAGTCCGGCGAGTCGCTGCACCGACACGGTGTCGCCTCCATGCCGATCCTCATCGACGACGCGCCGCCCGAGGACTCGGTCCCGCTGAAGCGCGCCACGGGGATCGAGCGCCCGGAGGTGCCGCGCCCGCTGCGTCCCGCCGAGACGGTCGCCGAGCGTCGCCGCGCGATCGCCGCGGCCAATGCCACCGCCCGCGAACTGATGGCCGGCGCGACCGAAGGGACGCGCGCGCTCATGACCAGCGGCGCGGCGCCGGCCGGCACCGTGGTCGCCTCGACCGACACGCTCGACGCCGACTTCTCCGCGCGTCTCGATCGCGTGATCGATCGCATGCGCCTCGCCGGCCACGACGTGCAGGTGCGCGAGACGCTCCGGAGCCCGGAGCGTCAGCAGGCGCTCTACGCGCAGGGACGCACCGCGACGGGGCCGGTCGTCACCTGGACCCTCGATTCACGCCATCTCGAAGGCAAGGCCGCCGACGTGCTCGTGGACGGCCGCAGCTCCGGGAAGGCCTATGACCTCCTGCACGCCATCGCGGCCGAGGAGGGGCTCCGCACGTTGGGATCGCGCGACCCCGGTCACCTCGAGCTGCCGCGGACGACAGTGGATGCCAGGGAAGGCGCCGCTGCTCGTCGCGGGCTGATGTTCGCCCAGCGGAACGGCACGCAGGACGCAGGGTTGCCCACGATGGTCGTACGCCCTGGCGGGATCGCCCAGGTCGCGCGCGTCGCGCAGGTCGCACAGGTCGCCCAGGTGGCGACACCGGGCCTGATGACGAACACGACGGCGCGGACGCTGGGCGGCGCCTCCGAGCGCGCACAGCAGGTCGCCGCCACGCGCGCCCGTGCCGTCAAGCTCGGCGCGCTCCCCGTCCCGGACGCGAGCGTCGTCTCGGCCGCTGCCCCCGACGCCACGGCGACACTCCGCGGTCCCGACGCCGCGCTCCGCGCGCGCATCGACGGCGAGACCGTCGAGGCGACGGTGCCGAGCGAGTCCGCCGACGCCTCCGCGAAGCGGCCTGCCAACAGCGACGCCAGTACCGGCCGCGGCGCCCGCGGTCGCGACGGCGCCTCGACCGAGGCTGAACGTGACGGCGCGGCGCGCGATGCGGAGATCACCCGTTCCACCCGGCAGTCGCGCGGACGCACGGGGAGCACCGCCACGCTCGACCATGCGCCGCGTGCGCAGACGGAAACGATGCGCGAAGCGATCGGCACCAGCGGCACGCGGCACACCGCGCCCATCACGCCGGCCGGCAGCCTCGCCGCCGAACGCGTCGCGGACCTGCTCGCTGCCCGCGATGCGCAGCCCACCGGCCCGCTCGGCGAACTCCGCCTCGCGCTGGATCCCGCGACCGACGGCGTGAGCGAGGTACGGCTCGCGCTGCAGAACGGCTCGCTCGATGCGACGCTCCGCACCTCCGATGCGGGGATCGCACGCGGACTCGCCGCCGAGGTCTCGACGCTCACCCGCTCGCTGGAGCGCCAGGGATTCGAGTCGGCCCGTGTGTCCGTCCAGCTCGACGCAGCGCAGCAGGCTCGTGCGGTCGCGCTCGACACCGTCGCCGCCGCCGAAGCGACCGCACGCGAGCGCGCGCTCCGCGGCGACAGCGACGCCTCCCGCGAGGGACGCGAGCAGGCCACCGCCCGCGATGCGCAGCGCGACGCCCACCGCGACCAGCAGTTCGACCAACAGCGCGACCAACAGCACACCCGGCAGTTCGGCTCCCGCCGCGCGCGTCCGTTCTGA